From the genome of Catenulispora sp. MAP5-51, one region includes:
- a CDS encoding M48 family metallopeptidase, translating to MPEREGSENTPERNRQRFPGISSRAYEHPSDRTALVALRKIEGFDMLLRKLSGFIDERKIRLSLLADGVKVGDLQFPRLQTMLKDAVDVLDIGFMPEMYVVQNPVPNAFTIGMDRPTIVLTTGLYELMDEEEMRFIVGHEAGHVLSGHAVYRTMLFWLTNFATKLAWMPIGKWGIDMFINALLEWFRKAELSCDRAGLLVEQDLDAAMRSLMKLAGGSHLAEMNPIAFLEQAREHEGGGGMRESILKLMSLRERTHPYTSIRALELTRWVEAGDYQRVMGGTYPRREEDPQASVREEAKAAASQYKENFEKTTDPLLTKVRGFADEVAGVGSRIGETMYRKWGPNRGPDGAEEGAED from the coding sequence ATGCCGGAACGCGAAGGTTCTGAGAACACGCCGGAGCGGAACCGCCAACGGTTCCCCGGCATCAGCTCCCGGGCCTACGAACACCCCTCGGACCGCACGGCGCTGGTCGCGCTGCGCAAGATCGAGGGCTTCGACATGCTGCTGCGCAAGCTGTCCGGGTTCATCGACGAGCGCAAGATCCGGCTGTCGCTGCTGGCCGACGGGGTCAAGGTCGGCGACCTGCAGTTCCCGCGGCTGCAGACGATGCTGAAGGACGCCGTCGACGTCCTGGACATCGGCTTCATGCCGGAGATGTACGTGGTCCAGAACCCGGTCCCGAACGCCTTCACCATCGGCATGGACCGCCCGACGATCGTGCTGACGACCGGGCTGTACGAGCTGATGGACGAGGAGGAGATGCGCTTCATCGTCGGCCACGAGGCCGGCCACGTGCTCTCCGGGCACGCCGTCTACCGCACGATGCTGTTCTGGCTGACCAACTTCGCCACGAAGCTGGCCTGGATGCCGATCGGCAAGTGGGGCATCGACATGTTCATCAATGCCCTGCTGGAGTGGTTCCGCAAGGCCGAGCTGTCCTGCGACCGCGCCGGCCTGCTGGTCGAGCAGGACCTGGACGCCGCCATGCGCTCCCTGATGAAGCTGGCCGGCGGCTCGCACCTGGCCGAGATGAACCCGATCGCGTTCCTGGAGCAGGCCCGCGAGCACGAGGGCGGCGGCGGCATGCGCGAGTCGATCCTGAAGCTGATGAGCCTGCGCGAGCGCACCCACCCGTACACCTCGATCCGCGCCCTGGAGCTCACCCGCTGGGTCGAGGCCGGGGACTACCAGCGCGTGATGGGCGGCACCTACCCGCGGCGCGAGGAAGACCCGCAGGCCAGCGTCCGCGAGGAGGCCAAGGCGGCGGCGAGCCAGTACAAGGAGAACTTCGAGAAGACCACCGACCCGCTGCTGACGAAGGTGCGCGGGTTCGCCGACGAGGTGGCCGGGGTCGGCAGCCGGATCGGCGAGACGATGTACCGCAAGTGGGGGCCGAACCGGGGCCCCGACGGCGCGGAGGAGGGCGCTGAGGACTGA